A portion of the Caenorhabditis elegans chromosome III genome contains these proteins:
- the ugt-60 gene encoding Putative UDP-glucuronosyltransferase ugt-60 (Confirmed by transcript evidence), whose product MYLPIFCIFLSVVDSLRILQIVPGFTNSHVLFNYRLAETLRFLGHDVKMWTQMEMAMLDTGNNKLPEGVSEYRIPIHFTDTLKTEGLKVFQSMMFESGDAHDLWWTGQEFKDMRVEACEQMLRHDESVYEDFRKDGFDVAIAHFHDLCPLAIAKKMNVKRVIWITHGTSIYEFSAVQLGLRTIPSTIPHPLSSAGFSQLFLDRVQNTLWHLSLLDFVNLPQNLLVDENLFYREFVGADQDDLWDLAKTTVPSLLINGDRMLDFPRPLPIHIAFSGELGVSKGKKLVMEKWLEDIIEKPSDGLIVFSLGTVSNTTNMPAQMINSFLGAFGKLKTYTILWRMEKSVAGAEKYENLHLVKWLPQKDIMRHPKMKLMIAHGGYNSFLEAAQAGIPAVLMPLFADQKINAKRAQRYGMATVLDKLDLTINNVYGAIKEALKPEYSTNAKKLSAMLSDQVARKPYSALRYSLKLATSPKPSLFTLKSQHLSFLEFHNLDIFSIVLLTAFIVCF is encoded by the exons ATGTATCTAcctattttttgtatttttctgtcAGTTGTCGATTCCCTTCGAATATTGCAAATTGTACCCGGTTTCACTAATTCTcatgttttattcaattacCGACTTGCAGAAACCCTCAG ATTTCTCGGTCATGATGTCAAAATGTGGACTCAAATGGAAATGGCGATGCTTGACACGGGAAATAACAAACTTCCGGAAGGTGTTTCTGAATACAGAATACCAATTCATTTCACGGATACTTTGAAAACTGAAGGATTGAAA GTCTTCCAATCAATGATGTTCGAATCAGGAGATGCTCATGATTTATGGTGGACTGGTCAAGAATTCAAAGATATGAGAGTAGAAGCATGTGAACAAATGCTTCGACACGATGAAAGTGTGTATGAAGATTTTAGGAAAGACGGTTTTGATGTCGCCATTGCACATTTCCATGATTTGTGTCCACTTGCAATTGCGAAGAAAATGAATGTAAAAAGA gTAATCTGGATAACACATGGAACATCAATTTACGAATTCTCGGCTGTACAGCTTGGACTTCGAACGATTCCATCAACGATTCCGCATCCACTTTCTTCAG ctggTTTCTCTCAATTATTTCTGGATCGTGTACAAAATACTCTTTGGCATCTGTCACTTCTTGATTTTGTGAATCTTCCTCAAAATCTTCTCGTTGACGAGAATTTGTTCTATCGAG agttcgTCGGTGCTGACCAAGATGATTTATGGGATTTAGCAAAAACCACAGTACCATCATTATTAATTAATGGGGATAGAATGCTTGATTTTCCACGACCACTTCCAATTCATATCGCTTTTTCTGGAGAACTGGGAGTTAGTAAAGGAAAGAAGCTGGTTATGGAAAAATGGTTAGAAGATATAATTGAGAAACCATCGGATGGACTTATTGTATTTTCATTGGGAACTGTATCAAATACTACAAATATGCCAGCTCAAATGATT AACTCTTTCCTCGGCGCattcggaaaattgaagacTTACACAATTCTTTGGAGGATGGAAAAATCTGTGGCGGGAGCTGAAAAGTATGAGAATCTGCATTTGGTGAAGTGGTTACCGCAGAAGGATATTATGAGACacccaaaaatgaaattaatgaTTGCACATGGAGGCTATAATTCTTTCTTGGAAGCTGCACAG GCTGGAATCCCTGCTGTTCTGATGCCACTATTTGCGGATCAGAAGATCAATGCAAAGAGAGCCCAGAGATATGGAATGGCAACTGTACTGGATAAATTAGATTTGACTATCAATAATGTTTATGGAGCCATCAAGGAAGCATTGAAACCGGA gtactccacaaatgcaaaaaaactatCCGCGATGCTCTCAGATCAAGTTGCTCGAAAACCTTATTCTGCACTCCGATACTCTCTGAAATTAGCAACAAGTCCGAAACCTTCTCTGTTCACACTGAAATCTCAACATTTATCATTCTTGGAATTCCATAATCTTGACATATTTTCGATTGTATTGCTAACTGCGTTTATTGTATGTTTTTAG
- the C07A9.13 gene encoding USP domain-containing protein (Confirmed by transcript evidence), producing the protein MPFGGAAPVAAGVSAPDADDVPSPDYAATSGLQLVRPHRVKSSCLTLRNGGDDCFMNVVLQLLKRASFEDHLRTCCVGEMHEELRKLLSGEKDVVGHLRGMLSSSELHKGVNSPSFAFVILLKDLAVECKNDAKVPHPMRYKSHVVCSVQGCTKPKPSNWPLFCVKLPKGKSFTDMVLQKPWECKDHLGKSAMIEKKIIADKFNSNFIWIHVDSAEGRYKQMRMKDNQEFIIFGEHCRLVGFLDVKIVPEGLHGIVWIHNGGGWSRVSDHHKKEFWSTSFDMDSIYAGALFLFERK; encoded by the exons ATGCCATTCGGAGGTGCTGCTCCAGTTGCTGCCGGCGTTTCTGCTCCAGACGCTGACGATGTTCCTTCTCCAGATTATGCAGCCACCTCAGGTCTTCAGCTCGTTCGTCCTCATAGGGTGAAGTCTTCGTGCCTTACCCTTCGTAACGGCGGAGATGATTGCTTCATGAACGTTGTATTGCAGCTTCTGAAGCGTGCTTCGTTTGAAGATCATCTCCGTACATGTTGCGTTGGTGAGATGCATGAAGAGCTGAGGAAACTGCTCTCTGGTGAAAAAGACGTTGTCGGTCATCTGAGAGGAATGCTGAGCAGTAGCGAGCTGCACAAGGGAGTCAATTCGCCGTCATTTGCATTTGTAATTTTGCTAAAA GACTTGGCTGTAGAGTGTAAGAACGACGCCAAGGTTCCCCATCCCATGCGGTACAAGAGCCACGTTGTTTGCAGTGTTCAAGGCTGCACAAAGCCGAAGCCGTCGAATTGGCCACTTTTCTGTGTGAAATTGCCAAAAGGAAAGTCGTTCACCGACATGGTGCTCCAGAAGCCATGGGAATGTAAGGACCACTTGGGAAAATCGGCTATGATCGAGAAGAAGATCATAGCCGACAAGTTCAACTCGAACTTCATATGGATCCATGTTGACTCTGCTGAGGGACGTTACAAACAAATGAGGATGAAGGACAACCAGGAATTCATCATCTTTGGAGAACATTGTCGGCTGGTCGGCTTTCTGGACGTTAAGATAGTACCCGAAGGCTTACACGGAATCGTTTGGATACATAATGGCGGAGGTTGGAGCCGGGTTTCGGATCATCACAAGAAGGAGTTTTGGAGCACGTCATTCGACATGGACTCAATCTATGCAGGCGCTCTGTTCCTGTTCGAGCGCAAATAA
- the C07A9.5 gene encoding putative calcium-binding protein C07A9.5 (Partially confirmed by transcript evidence): MIEKKIIADKFNSNFIWIFVDAADKYPKQMNIKANQEHIIYGEKCRLVGFLETESPSTGRFSTNHSTWTHSRPTVSGERFTHSFKTLASRMERLDQTISDRIRIVDGEISRHSDNEKICEQAACTLKTCDNVIVDVKKELEMLHSLRLEDQKKSLMNLIAKVQKSGMIQDLEKWRSLMESRYIFDNTFSSATPHGVLVEMCQCLELMSSMLRSVEQSIADRNHNGVTEKQLHEFKLAFDYFDQEKNGWLDYEHFELCLKSQGYNFSVESTLKETMSLLDPSTYEKHDYMRYMVKHETTNILDDHSAIEDALKNLDARKISDSMSRKEAEFFMSKIAKKAETSSDQVCLEYKDFVNSFY; this comes from the exons ATGATCGAGAAGAAGATCATAGCCGACAAGTTCAACTCGAATTTCATATGGATCTTTGTTGATGCTGCCGATAAATATCCTAAACAAATGAATATCAAAGCCAATCAGGAGCACATCATTTATGGAGAAAAGTGTCGGCTTGTCGGCTTTTTGGAAACGGAGTCGCCATCAACCGGACGTTTTTCGACAAATCATTCGACCTGGACTCATTCGCGACCAACTGTCT CCGGAGAACGTTTTACGCATTCCTTCAAAACTTTGGCAAGCCGAATGGAGCGACTTGATCAAACAATTTCCGACCGTATTAGAATTGTTGATGGAGAGATCAGTCGACACTCCgataatgaaaaaatctgCGAACAAGCCGCTTGTACCCTCAAAACGTGCGATAATGTCATCGTGGATGTGAAGAAGGAGCTGGAGATGCTTCATAGTTTGAGACTAGAAGATCAGAAGAAGAGCCTTATGAATCTGATTGCTAAGGTACAGAAAAGTGGAATGATTCAAGATCTGGAAAAGTGGAGAAGTCTTATGGAATCTCGTTACATCTTCGATAACACATTTTCTTCTGCCACACCACATGGAGTTCTTGTCGAAATGTGTCAATGTCTTGAGCTGATGAGTTCAATGTTGCGATCTGTGGAGCAATCAATTGCAGATAGAAATCACAACGGAGTCACTGAGAAACAGCTTCACGAGTTTAAATTAGCCTTTGATTATTTCGATCAA GAAAAGAATGGATGGCTAGACTATGAGCACTTCGAGTTGTGCCTCAAATCTCAAGGATataacttttcagttgaaagtACTCTCAAAGAGACGATGTCCCTCTTGGATCCATCTACGTATGaa AAGCATGACTACATGCGTTATATGGTGAAGCATGAGACAACAAACATTCTTGACGATCATTCAGCCATTGAAGATGCTTTGAAGAACCTGGATGCAAGGAAGATTTCGGAT AGTATGTCTCGAAAAGAAGCTGAATTCTTCATGAGCAAGATTGCAAAGAAGGCCGAGACCAGCTCAGACCAAGTTTGCCTGGAATATAAGGATTTCGTTaacagtttttattaa
- the C07A9.10 gene encoding uncharacterized protein (Confirmed by transcript evidence), which translates to MNVILQLLKRSSFEDHFRTCCVGTIHEELRKILSGEKDVVGDLRRMHSYSKLHKGRNMCTTALKVLMKDLAAECKRNTEVKVLHPTRFKSHLVCSAQGCKNPTIPDKPYFKVALPSGKAFTDMVVQKHHHLPIAPQIF; encoded by the exons ATGAATGTTATACTACAACTTTTGAAGCGTTCATCTTTCGAGGATCATTTCCGTACTTGTTGCGTAGGGACAATTCATGAAGAGCTGAGGAAAATTCTATCTGGTGAGAAAGACGTCGTTGGTGATCTGAGAAGAATGCACAGCTATAGCAAGTTGCACAAGGGACGCAATATGTGTACAACAGCGTTGAAAGTTTTGATGAAG gactTGGCTGCAGAGTGTAAACGCAATACCGAAGTAAAGGTTCTCCACCCCACGCGGTTCAAGAGTCATCTGGTTTGCAGTGCTCAAGGCTGCAAAAATCCGACGATTCCGGACAAGCCATATTTCAAAGTGGCATTGCCAAGTGGAAAGGCTTTCACTGATATGGTGGTCCAGAAGCATCATCATCTACCTATCGCCCcccaaatattttga